The Polaromonas naphthalenivorans CJ2 DNA segment CTGAGCTGGATGGTACTTGCTCGTTTGCCGCGCATCGTGGTGACCGTCAACAGGCCCTGAACTAATGCTTCTCCCGGCTTCACGCCTTTGTTTAGCGACTGAAGCAGTTCCTGCTCTGTCTGTGCTTTCATCCCTCGTGCTTCGCAGGCCAGTACCCAAAATTGTGCCCAAAGCCGGTGCTCAGGGTTGGTCATGGTGCTGACCTGGCGAACCGAGGACGATGCGTCATGCCCCGCTTCATCCAGCCAGTCGACGCCGTGTTGGGTGAGGCCATAAATCGTGTTGTGCCGTTCCGTGCGGTATCTTTTCAAAAAATCGGCTTTGACCAGGCCGCGCATGGCGCGTTGCGCGGCCGTGAGCGCTGCCTTGTAGGGCCTCTCCGCAAAACAGCAGACCGCAACGTCGATGGTTCTGATAACGCGAAACCGATTGGCCGTCAGGAGCGTTCGCAGCCAGATGGCTTGCTTGAGCTTGGTTGTCGATATGGTCGCTGCCAGGCCTCGTTCTACCTTGCGCGGGGGAGTATTTTCTTTGGTGACTGGCGCCAAAGAACGGGTTTTCTGGGGTCTGACAGTGTCATTGCCGGCATGGATGGTGGGCAGCTTTCCTGCCTTGGTGTCCACCGTGGCATCGGTGGGCGCATCACCGGGGTAGGTGAGTGCGTTCTCTGTGAAGGGCGTTTGTGCCTCCCGTGGTGAAGGGCTTGGTTCTCGGGGTTGCTTTTTCATGGTCATTGGCTTTTCGGTTGGTTTTTCGAAGCCACCAAATCCGATGTTTTTTCATGGACTGAATCTGGCGGTTTTAACGTCTAGCGACCTCGAAACAATGCCGTGCCATCTGGTGCCGCCAACCTGCACACCACGCGCCCACGATGCCACCGTTGGCTTTTCAACAGATGTTGGCATCATTGCCAAAGGGCAGGGCGGCAACCGTGGTTTTTCCTCTGGCGGCCTTTTACACGCAGGAGCCTTGGCATCAAACACGTTGTCGTTGCAATGTCCAATAAAGAGGCAGTTGTGATTGTTGGCTGCGGGGATGCGAACCTCCGCTTTCACCCAACGACTGCAGTCGAGGCTGCTGTGTTTTCAGAGGCCGAATTGCCTGACTTTTCGTCCTGCGCGCCGTACGTCTCGGCTTGCTCGGCGCTTCACATTCATCGTTCCTTCAGTGAAGCGTGGTAACCACCTGCCGTCAGCCTGATTTCGCTTGAGTCACCCCATCCCATCAAGGCCGGCATGCGCGAACTCGGCGGCGACCTGTATCCCACCTTGCCAGCGCGTCACAAGCAGGTGTGCTTCCACAACCGTGGCATCGATTCAGATGTCCCCCATACACGCTGCACAATGCCTCAACGATGCACGCGGCTGACCTGGGCAAGCGCACTGATTTCATTCTTGAACTGCCAACGTTAATCTCCAAGATGCTGACTCTGAAATTGATGCCAAGTTTGAATGCTCAAAACGTGGGTGAAGTTGACGTTTCGGTTTTTCTACCGGACGACGAGCTATGAGGTCGTGTTACCCCACCAGGAATTCCTTTGGCAGTGGAAGTTTCTGCCATTGATTGATTTCACGGAGCCCACTTTGCGTGGGTTCTTTTCATGGAATCAAGGTTACCGTTCGACCAACGCCGACATTTTCTTTGGCTACTTGTTTACCATCAGCGGCCGTGGCCTGCGCATCCCTATCTGGCAAGGAACGTAGGGGCTTCGCTTGCCAGCCACACGGGTCCGCCATAAGATGCCCGCATGCGCGCTCCCACCCTCACTTTCTGCCGTTCGGCAGCTGACCTGCCCCTTGTGGCCGGTGCAGTGGTACTGGCGCGCCAAGAGACGGTGGCGGCAGTGCCGCGCCAGCCGGCTGCACATTCCTAAGCCCGGCGATTTTCCTCTTCCTTTTCAGCGCAATCCATTTATCGCCGGGCTCAAGCCCTGCGCGGTAGTGGCCGCCCGCTTTCAGCGGGTCCGGTCGCAGATATTGGAGTGTTCTATGTTTGCAGCCATGAACGGTGAGCGCACGCTCACCGAGCTGGATTTTTCCCGGCTGATGTTGAAGAGTGGCCAGTTGCCCGCCGAGCTGGAGAGCAGTTTTGAGTTTCCCCACCTGGTGGCCTCGCGGGACATTCCAGCGGACGTCATCACCATGTATTCCCAGGTGGAAATCGTCGACCCGCTCTCGCACCGCCGGCAAAAGCTCACGATTTGCTATCCCGGCGATGCCGAGCCCGCCCTGGGCTTCATCTCGGTGCTCTCGCCTGTCGGCACCAGCCTGCTGGGCTTGAGCGTTGGCGCGACCGCCCACTGGCGCACACCCACTGGCGACCTCTGCACGGCCCAGGTTACAGCCCTGCTGTTCCAGCCCGAAGCCAGCGGCGACTACACGACCTGAGCGGCGGCACTCACATTTCTCTTGCCTCCTGCATTTGCGGATGAGCCCTGCATTTGCTTTACCTGCCGAGATTGAGGTGGAGGACGCAATGCTCGGCTGAGCCTTCCCTGGGAAGTAACCCATACTTGAGGTAACTGAACAAGAAGGGCTACGTATGGGAACACTCAGGGATTTGGTCGGGTCGACCATGGTTGACCGCGATAGCGCTTACGTCAGACGTATGCGCTTTCATCAAGGCTGGTGGCGAGCGTTTGTACTCAATGAAGAGCAGGGGCCGCGCTCTGGCCGGCCAGCAGAAACGGTTTGCAATGCACTGCCGTCTATCCCCAAAGCCTTGGGAAACTTCCTGAGTGAAGCGGCACAGGCAGCGGCGCTTAAGACTGTAGAGGAGCGCAAGTCTCAGGGTGGCGCCGGGTTGATGGATGTGAGCAGGCTGTTCGGCAACCTGCTGTCGAGCCAGCCGCTTGCTTTCAATTTCTTCGGGGAGTTCACCGACGGTGCCGGCAGCTTGGCATTGGCCACTGCAATTTTTTCCCAATTTGTCGCGCTCGATGAGGTGACCAAGGTTTGCTTTGAGTTCGCGCCTGGCAAGCCGAGCGGCGACAACTCCGCATATGACGCTGCCATTGAATACACGCTCAACGGCAAAAAGGGGCTGGTTGGTATCGAGTGCAAGTTCACCGATTCATTTTCTGCCGAGCCCTACGATAAAGAGTCATACCAAAAACTCTACGATGCTAGCCAGACATTCGATGCTGCTTATGAAATGCTCATGGCACCGCGGTTCAACCAGCTGTTTCGCAACCAGTTGCTTGCAGAAGGCTTCCTGAAGAACGCTGACTACAACATGGTTCACACCTGGTTGTTCTGCCACCCCATGGACAATGCGGGCAAGAATACCGGTGACGCTTTTGAGCAGTTCATCCGTGGAAATGCACAAACGAGTTTTCAGGTAGTCACCTACGACAGGTTCATCGCCGCAGCGCAACAACTAGACCTGAGCTGGAAGCAGCGGGAGTGGACCATGTTGCTGTGGGCAAGATATTGCGCGACGGCTTTAAGCGATGAAGCCTTCGTGGAGCAGTCTGCTTCAGCTTGACTTAACGGCTCTGACTCGCAAAGGCAGTAGGGCAGGGGCTGCAAAAAGCACTTTGCCAACCCCACGCTGCCCCAAACTGTGAAAAAAAGCTGGTTTGATGCTCATAAGTTTCAGGTCATCAAAATTTTCCGACTTTCCCCCCATTGGGAATGTGAATAGCAGGGATACATTTTTCTTCGGATTGCAATTGCGCAGTCTCACAACGAAAAAGGATTCATGATGGCCAAAACCAATTCCGTTCACAAACCTTCCATTCCCGTACGTACTGTTGCGCATGTCTATTCAGACACTGCAAAAGCAGGAAAAGGGCAAGTACCAAAAGGCAGCTTTGCAGCTGGAGTTGCCAAACTTGCTACCCAACATAAGCCACAGGCGCAAAAATCAGGGTTCGCTATGGCCAAACCCACCTCCGGTCACAAACTTTCCATCCCTGTGC contains these protein-coding regions:
- a CDS encoding replication-relaxation family protein, with product MKKQPREPSPSPREAQTPFTENALTYPGDAPTDATVDTKAGKLPTIHAGNDTVRPQKTRSLAPVTKENTPPRKVERGLAATISTTKLKQAIWLRTLLTANRFRVIRTIDVAVCCFAERPYKAALTAAQRAMRGLVKADFLKRYRTERHNTIYGLTQHGVDWLDEAGHDASSSVRQVSTMTNPEHRLWAQFWVLACEARGMKAQTEQELLQSLNKGVKPGEALVQGLLTVTTMRGKRASTIQLRPDAVAYEKDGITWLEVDRSKRGSDREASLAALVSSVGRVLKEGSTLRRLVIFCKTERIRKRALAVVNGLALANNPEVLIEGRRHFREVEPGTYAVWTALESKLKDGRTKLVDTLVGHVIVQLLPIWLPKVRIDASNTHSFAGWFGENYLPYRRPKSLGPWSSPFSPFAAPQEIEHSTWPIRPEYDCHLCSEKER
- a CDS encoding GreA/GreB family elongation factor; the encoded protein is MFAAMNGERTLTELDFSRLMLKSGQLPAELESSFEFPHLVASRDIPADVITMYSQVEIVDPLSHRRQKLTICYPGDAEPALGFISVLSPVGTSLLGLSVGATAHWRTPTGDLCTAQVTALLFQPEASGDYTT
- a CDS encoding PGN_0703 family putative restriction endonuclease produces the protein MGTLRDLVGSTMVDRDSAYVRRMRFHQGWWRAFVLNEEQGPRSGRPAETVCNALPSIPKALGNFLSEAAQAAALKTVEERKSQGGAGLMDVSRLFGNLLSSQPLAFNFFGEFTDGAGSLALATAIFSQFVALDEVTKVCFEFAPGKPSGDNSAYDAAIEYTLNGKKGLVGIECKFTDSFSAEPYDKESYQKLYDASQTFDAAYEMLMAPRFNQLFRNQLLAEGFLKNADYNMVHTWLFCHPMDNAGKNTGDAFEQFIRGNAQTSFQVVTYDRFIAAAQQLDLSWKQREWTMLLWARYCATALSDEAFVEQSASA